In Cotesia glomerata isolate CgM1 linkage group LG3, MPM_Cglom_v2.3, whole genome shotgun sequence, one genomic interval encodes:
- the LOC123260536 gene encoding LIM/homeobox protein Lhx5-like isoform X1, translated as MLLSCAGCKKPIMDKFFLNVLERAWHGDCVRCFDCGTELQEKCFSRESKLFCRNDFYRRYGTKCSGCLQGISPQDLVRKARDKVFHLNCFTCLVCRRQLSTGEELYVLDDNKFVCKQDYLSGKPLPDARHAHSHHESPILPAGGDSLMGSGSEDEDEDGSNHLHHHEGLGGSHLGPHSLGPGSTGEQSVGHVSDLPLGSDSCKQEDSEDLGSLDGDPETRDSQTENKSPDGGAGGGSGDGGAGSKRRGPRTTIKAKQLEILKTAFSATPKPTRHIREQLAKETSLPMRVIQVWFQNKRSKERRLKQLTTMGRSPFFNGSRKMRGFPLNLNHGALGGDDGPPPGFSYFPTDKFDFGYGGPVPFHHEFFGAHGPPHPHGPPFAGPGNPIPNLFVTGLDPASIGGMAAAAVTGEYPPPGAAGGPPEFLTGPPGQGPQPPSGGSPGEFLAPTGGGQGNPGGGGNCGGPGGGGGGGGGFPEQQHQMQSEGLVW; from the exons ATGCTCCTGTCGTGTGCAGGGTGCAAGAAACCAATAATggacaaattttttcttaatgttTTGGAGCGAGCGTGGCATGGTGACTGCGTAAGATGCTTCGATTGTGGAACCGAGCTTCAGGAAAAGTGTTTTTCCCGTGAATCCAAATTATTTTGTCGGAATGATTTCTACAg GAGATATGGAACAAAGTGCAGTGGATGTCTTCAAGGCATAAGCCCCCAAGACCTTGTGAGAAAAGCAAGAGATAAAGTTTTTCATCTAAACTGCTTCACCTGCCTTGTTTGTCGAAGGCAGCTGAGCACTGGCGAGGAGCTCTATGTCCTGGACGACAACAAGTTTGTCTGCAAGCAAGACTACTTGTCGGGAAAGCCCCTGCCGGACGCCCGTCACGCTCATAGTCATCATG AATCGCCGATTTTGCCCGCAGGTGGTGACTCCCTGATGGGTTCAGGCTCGGAAGACGAGGACGAAGATGGAAGTAATCACCTCCATCATCACGAAGGATTGGGTGGGTCACATCTTGGACCGCATAGTTTAGGTCCGGGAAGTACGGGTGAACAGAGTGTCGGGCATGTCAGTGACCTACCTCTTGGGAGTGATTCCTGCAAGCAAGAAGACTCTGAGGATCTAG GTTCCCTAGATGGTGATCCTGAAACTAGAGATAGTCAAACAGAAAACAAAAGTCCTGACGGTGGTGCTGGTGGAGGCAGCGGCGATGGTGGCGCGGGATCGAAGCGACGGGGGCCAAGAACTACAATAAAAGCTAAACAATTAGAAATATTGAAAACGGCGTTTTCTGCAACGCCAAAACCGACCCGGCATATAAGGGAACAACTTGCGAAAGAAACTAGTTTACCTATGCGAGTGATACAG GTATGGTTTCAAAACAAGAGGAGTAAAGAACGGAGGTTGAAACAACTCACGACAATGGGAAGGAGTCCGTTTTTCAATGGTTCTAGAAAAATGCGCGGATTCCCATTGAACCTGAACCATGGAGCTTTGGGAGGAGACGATGGTCCACCACCAGGATTCTCGTATTTTCCAACTGATAAATTTGACTTTGGATATGGGGGTCCTGTTCCGTTTCATCATGAGTTCTTTGGAGCACATGGGCCTCCGCATCCGCATGGGCCGCCGTTTGCTGGTCCAGGTAATCCCA TTCCCAACCTGTTTGTGACAGGTCTCGACCCTGCCAGTATAGGGGGGATGGCGGCAGCGGCTGTTACGGGGGAGTATCCACCACCGGGCGCCGCGGGAGGCCCCCCGGAATTTCTCACGGGACCTCCGGGCCAAGGACCTCAACCACCGTCGGGCGGCAGTCCCGGAGAGTTCCTAGCACCTACAG gtgGCGGGCAAGGTAATCCTGGTGGAGGTGGTAATTGTGGCGGTCCCGGTGGTGGAGGAGGCGGTGGCGGTGGCTTTCCTGAACAGCAGCACCAGATGCAAAGCGAAGGCCTCGTCTGGTAG
- the LOC123260536 gene encoding LIM/homeobox protein Lhx5-like isoform X3, giving the protein MLLSCAGCKKPIMDKFFLNVLERAWHGDCVRCFDCGTELQEKCFSRESKLFCRNDFYRRYGTKCSGCLQGISPQDLVRKARDKVFHLNCFTCLVCRRQLSTGEELYVLDDNKFVCKQDYLSGKPLPDARHAHSHHESPILPAGGDSLMGSGSEDEDEDGSNHLHHHEGLGGSHLGPHSLGPGSTGEQSVGHVSDLPLGSDSCKQEDSEDLGSLDGDPETRDSQTENKSPDGGAGGGSGDGGAGSKRRGPRTTIKAKQLEILKTAFSATPKPTRHIREQLAKETSLPMRVIQVWFQNKRSKERRLKQLTTMGRSPFFNGSRKMRGFPLNLNHGALGGDDGPPPGFSYFPTDKFDFGYGGPVPFHHEFFGAHGPPHPHGPPFAGPGNPSLDPASIGGMAAAAVTGEYPPPGAAGGPPEFLTGPPGQGPQPPSGGSPGEFLAPTGGGQGNPGGGGNCGGPGGGGGGGGGFPEQQHQMQSEGLVW; this is encoded by the exons ATGCTCCTGTCGTGTGCAGGGTGCAAGAAACCAATAATggacaaattttttcttaatgttTTGGAGCGAGCGTGGCATGGTGACTGCGTAAGATGCTTCGATTGTGGAACCGAGCTTCAGGAAAAGTGTTTTTCCCGTGAATCCAAATTATTTTGTCGGAATGATTTCTACAg GAGATATGGAACAAAGTGCAGTGGATGTCTTCAAGGCATAAGCCCCCAAGACCTTGTGAGAAAAGCAAGAGATAAAGTTTTTCATCTAAACTGCTTCACCTGCCTTGTTTGTCGAAGGCAGCTGAGCACTGGCGAGGAGCTCTATGTCCTGGACGACAACAAGTTTGTCTGCAAGCAAGACTACTTGTCGGGAAAGCCCCTGCCGGACGCCCGTCACGCTCATAGTCATCATG AATCGCCGATTTTGCCCGCAGGTGGTGACTCCCTGATGGGTTCAGGCTCGGAAGACGAGGACGAAGATGGAAGTAATCACCTCCATCATCACGAAGGATTGGGTGGGTCACATCTTGGACCGCATAGTTTAGGTCCGGGAAGTACGGGTGAACAGAGTGTCGGGCATGTCAGTGACCTACCTCTTGGGAGTGATTCCTGCAAGCAAGAAGACTCTGAGGATCTAG GTTCCCTAGATGGTGATCCTGAAACTAGAGATAGTCAAACAGAAAACAAAAGTCCTGACGGTGGTGCTGGTGGAGGCAGCGGCGATGGTGGCGCGGGATCGAAGCGACGGGGGCCAAGAACTACAATAAAAGCTAAACAATTAGAAATATTGAAAACGGCGTTTTCTGCAACGCCAAAACCGACCCGGCATATAAGGGAACAACTTGCGAAAGAAACTAGTTTACCTATGCGAGTGATACAG GTATGGTTTCAAAACAAGAGGAGTAAAGAACGGAGGTTGAAACAACTCACGACAATGGGAAGGAGTCCGTTTTTCAATGGTTCTAGAAAAATGCGCGGATTCCCATTGAACCTGAACCATGGAGCTTTGGGAGGAGACGATGGTCCACCACCAGGATTCTCGTATTTTCCAACTGATAAATTTGACTTTGGATATGGGGGTCCTGTTCCGTTTCATCATGAGTTCTTTGGAGCACATGGGCCTCCGCATCCGCATGGGCCGCCGTTTGCTGGTCCAGGTAATCCCA GTCTCGACCCTGCCAGTATAGGGGGGATGGCGGCAGCGGCTGTTACGGGGGAGTATCCACCACCGGGCGCCGCGGGAGGCCCCCCGGAATTTCTCACGGGACCTCCGGGCCAAGGACCTCAACCACCGTCGGGCGGCAGTCCCGGAGAGTTCCTAGCACCTACAG gtgGCGGGCAAGGTAATCCTGGTGGAGGTGGTAATTGTGGCGGTCCCGGTGGTGGAGGAGGCGGTGGCGGTGGCTTTCCTGAACAGCAGCACCAGATGCAAAGCGAAGGCCTCGTCTGGTAG
- the LOC123260536 gene encoding LIM/homeobox protein Lhx5-like isoform X5 codes for MLLSCAGCKKPIMDKFFLNVLERAWHGDCVRCFDCGTELQEKCFSRESKLFCRNDFYRRYGTKCSGCLQGISPQDLVRKARDKVFHLNCFTCLVCRRQLSTGEELYVLDDNKFVCKQDYLSGKPLPDARHAHSHHESPILPAGGDSLMGSGSEDEDEDGSNHLHHHEGLGGSHLGPHSLGPGSTGEQSVGHVSDLPLGSDSCKQEDSEDLGSLDGDPETRDSQTENKSPDGGAGGGSGDGGAGSKRRGPRTTIKAKQLEILKTAFSATPKPTRHIREQLAKETSLPMRVIQVWFQNKRSKERRLKQLTTMGRSPFFNGSRKMRGFPLNLNHGALGGDDGPPPGFSYFPTDKFDFGYGGPVPFHHEFFGAHGPPHPHGPPFAGPGLDPASIGGMAAAAVTGEYPPPGAAGGPPEFLTGPPGQGPQPPSGGSPGEFLAPTGGGQGNPGGGGNCGGPGGGGGGGGGFPEQQHQMQSEGLVW; via the exons ATGCTCCTGTCGTGTGCAGGGTGCAAGAAACCAATAATggacaaattttttcttaatgttTTGGAGCGAGCGTGGCATGGTGACTGCGTAAGATGCTTCGATTGTGGAACCGAGCTTCAGGAAAAGTGTTTTTCCCGTGAATCCAAATTATTTTGTCGGAATGATTTCTACAg GAGATATGGAACAAAGTGCAGTGGATGTCTTCAAGGCATAAGCCCCCAAGACCTTGTGAGAAAAGCAAGAGATAAAGTTTTTCATCTAAACTGCTTCACCTGCCTTGTTTGTCGAAGGCAGCTGAGCACTGGCGAGGAGCTCTATGTCCTGGACGACAACAAGTTTGTCTGCAAGCAAGACTACTTGTCGGGAAAGCCCCTGCCGGACGCCCGTCACGCTCATAGTCATCATG AATCGCCGATTTTGCCCGCAGGTGGTGACTCCCTGATGGGTTCAGGCTCGGAAGACGAGGACGAAGATGGAAGTAATCACCTCCATCATCACGAAGGATTGGGTGGGTCACATCTTGGACCGCATAGTTTAGGTCCGGGAAGTACGGGTGAACAGAGTGTCGGGCATGTCAGTGACCTACCTCTTGGGAGTGATTCCTGCAAGCAAGAAGACTCTGAGGATCTAG GTTCCCTAGATGGTGATCCTGAAACTAGAGATAGTCAAACAGAAAACAAAAGTCCTGACGGTGGTGCTGGTGGAGGCAGCGGCGATGGTGGCGCGGGATCGAAGCGACGGGGGCCAAGAACTACAATAAAAGCTAAACAATTAGAAATATTGAAAACGGCGTTTTCTGCAACGCCAAAACCGACCCGGCATATAAGGGAACAACTTGCGAAAGAAACTAGTTTACCTATGCGAGTGATACAG GTATGGTTTCAAAACAAGAGGAGTAAAGAACGGAGGTTGAAACAACTCACGACAATGGGAAGGAGTCCGTTTTTCAATGGTTCTAGAAAAATGCGCGGATTCCCATTGAACCTGAACCATGGAGCTTTGGGAGGAGACGATGGTCCACCACCAGGATTCTCGTATTTTCCAACTGATAAATTTGACTTTGGATATGGGGGTCCTGTTCCGTTTCATCATGAGTTCTTTGGAGCACATGGGCCTCCGCATCCGCATGGGCCGCCGTTTGCTGGTCCAG GTCTCGACCCTGCCAGTATAGGGGGGATGGCGGCAGCGGCTGTTACGGGGGAGTATCCACCACCGGGCGCCGCGGGAGGCCCCCCGGAATTTCTCACGGGACCTCCGGGCCAAGGACCTCAACCACCGTCGGGCGGCAGTCCCGGAGAGTTCCTAGCACCTACAG gtgGCGGGCAAGGTAATCCTGGTGGAGGTGGTAATTGTGGCGGTCCCGGTGGTGGAGGAGGCGGTGGCGGTGGCTTTCCTGAACAGCAGCACCAGATGCAAAGCGAAGGCCTCGTCTGGTAG
- the LOC123260536 gene encoding LIM/homeobox protein Lhx5-like isoform X2, with translation MLLSCAGCKKPIMDKFFLNVLERAWHGDCVRCFDCGTELQEKCFSRESKLFCRNDFYRRYGTKCSGCLQGISPQDLVRKARDKVFHLNCFTCLVCRRQLSTGEELYVLDDNKFVCKQDYLSGKPLPDARHAHSHHESPILPAGGDSLMGSGSEDEDEDGSNHLHHHEGLGGSHLGPHSLGPGSTGEQSVGHVSDLPLGSDSCKQEDSEDLGSLDGDPETRDSQTENKSPDGGAGGGSGDGGAGSKRRGPRTTIKAKQLEILKTAFSATPKPTRHIREQLAKETSLPMRVIQVWFQNKRSKERRLKQLTTMGRSPFFNGSRKMRGFPLNLNHGALGGDDGPPPGFSYFPTDKFDFGYGGPVPFHHEFFGAHGPPHPHGPPFAGPVPNLFVTGLDPASIGGMAAAAVTGEYPPPGAAGGPPEFLTGPPGQGPQPPSGGSPGEFLAPTGGGQGNPGGGGNCGGPGGGGGGGGGFPEQQHQMQSEGLVW, from the exons ATGCTCCTGTCGTGTGCAGGGTGCAAGAAACCAATAATggacaaattttttcttaatgttTTGGAGCGAGCGTGGCATGGTGACTGCGTAAGATGCTTCGATTGTGGAACCGAGCTTCAGGAAAAGTGTTTTTCCCGTGAATCCAAATTATTTTGTCGGAATGATTTCTACAg GAGATATGGAACAAAGTGCAGTGGATGTCTTCAAGGCATAAGCCCCCAAGACCTTGTGAGAAAAGCAAGAGATAAAGTTTTTCATCTAAACTGCTTCACCTGCCTTGTTTGTCGAAGGCAGCTGAGCACTGGCGAGGAGCTCTATGTCCTGGACGACAACAAGTTTGTCTGCAAGCAAGACTACTTGTCGGGAAAGCCCCTGCCGGACGCCCGTCACGCTCATAGTCATCATG AATCGCCGATTTTGCCCGCAGGTGGTGACTCCCTGATGGGTTCAGGCTCGGAAGACGAGGACGAAGATGGAAGTAATCACCTCCATCATCACGAAGGATTGGGTGGGTCACATCTTGGACCGCATAGTTTAGGTCCGGGAAGTACGGGTGAACAGAGTGTCGGGCATGTCAGTGACCTACCTCTTGGGAGTGATTCCTGCAAGCAAGAAGACTCTGAGGATCTAG GTTCCCTAGATGGTGATCCTGAAACTAGAGATAGTCAAACAGAAAACAAAAGTCCTGACGGTGGTGCTGGTGGAGGCAGCGGCGATGGTGGCGCGGGATCGAAGCGACGGGGGCCAAGAACTACAATAAAAGCTAAACAATTAGAAATATTGAAAACGGCGTTTTCTGCAACGCCAAAACCGACCCGGCATATAAGGGAACAACTTGCGAAAGAAACTAGTTTACCTATGCGAGTGATACAG GTATGGTTTCAAAACAAGAGGAGTAAAGAACGGAGGTTGAAACAACTCACGACAATGGGAAGGAGTCCGTTTTTCAATGGTTCTAGAAAAATGCGCGGATTCCCATTGAACCTGAACCATGGAGCTTTGGGAGGAGACGATGGTCCACCACCAGGATTCTCGTATTTTCCAACTGATAAATTTGACTTTGGATATGGGGGTCCTGTTCCGTTTCATCATGAGTTCTTTGGAGCACATGGGCCTCCGCATCCGCATGGGCCGCCGTTTGCTGGTCCAG TTCCCAACCTGTTTGTGACAGGTCTCGACCCTGCCAGTATAGGGGGGATGGCGGCAGCGGCTGTTACGGGGGAGTATCCACCACCGGGCGCCGCGGGAGGCCCCCCGGAATTTCTCACGGGACCTCCGGGCCAAGGACCTCAACCACCGTCGGGCGGCAGTCCCGGAGAGTTCCTAGCACCTACAG gtgGCGGGCAAGGTAATCCTGGTGGAGGTGGTAATTGTGGCGGTCCCGGTGGTGGAGGAGGCGGTGGCGGTGGCTTTCCTGAACAGCAGCACCAGATGCAAAGCGAAGGCCTCGTCTGGTAG
- the LOC123260536 gene encoding LIM/homeobox protein Lhx5-like isoform X4 has product MLLSCAGCKKPIMDKFFLNVLERAWHGDCVRCFDCGTELQEKCFSRESKLFCRNDFYRRYGTKCSGCLQGISPQDLVRKARDKVFHLNCFTCLVCRRQLSTGEELYVLDDNKFVCKQDYLSGKPLPDARHAHSHHGGDSLMGSGSEDEDEDGSNHLHHHEGLGGSHLGPHSLGPGSTGEQSVGHVSDLPLGSDSCKQEDSEDLGSLDGDPETRDSQTENKSPDGGAGGGSGDGGAGSKRRGPRTTIKAKQLEILKTAFSATPKPTRHIREQLAKETSLPMRVIQVWFQNKRSKERRLKQLTTMGRSPFFNGSRKMRGFPLNLNHGALGGDDGPPPGFSYFPTDKFDFGYGGPVPFHHEFFGAHGPPHPHGPPFAGPGNPIPNLFVTGLDPASIGGMAAAAVTGEYPPPGAAGGPPEFLTGPPGQGPQPPSGGSPGEFLAPTGGGQGNPGGGGNCGGPGGGGGGGGGFPEQQHQMQSEGLVW; this is encoded by the exons ATGCTCCTGTCGTGTGCAGGGTGCAAGAAACCAATAATggacaaattttttcttaatgttTTGGAGCGAGCGTGGCATGGTGACTGCGTAAGATGCTTCGATTGTGGAACCGAGCTTCAGGAAAAGTGTTTTTCCCGTGAATCCAAATTATTTTGTCGGAATGATTTCTACAg GAGATATGGAACAAAGTGCAGTGGATGTCTTCAAGGCATAAGCCCCCAAGACCTTGTGAGAAAAGCAAGAGATAAAGTTTTTCATCTAAACTGCTTCACCTGCCTTGTTTGTCGAAGGCAGCTGAGCACTGGCGAGGAGCTCTATGTCCTGGACGACAACAAGTTTGTCTGCAAGCAAGACTACTTGTCGGGAAAGCCCCTGCCGGACGCCCGTCACGCTCATAGTCATCATG GTGGTGACTCCCTGATGGGTTCAGGCTCGGAAGACGAGGACGAAGATGGAAGTAATCACCTCCATCATCACGAAGGATTGGGTGGGTCACATCTTGGACCGCATAGTTTAGGTCCGGGAAGTACGGGTGAACAGAGTGTCGGGCATGTCAGTGACCTACCTCTTGGGAGTGATTCCTGCAAGCAAGAAGACTCTGAGGATCTAG GTTCCCTAGATGGTGATCCTGAAACTAGAGATAGTCAAACAGAAAACAAAAGTCCTGACGGTGGTGCTGGTGGAGGCAGCGGCGATGGTGGCGCGGGATCGAAGCGACGGGGGCCAAGAACTACAATAAAAGCTAAACAATTAGAAATATTGAAAACGGCGTTTTCTGCAACGCCAAAACCGACCCGGCATATAAGGGAACAACTTGCGAAAGAAACTAGTTTACCTATGCGAGTGATACAG GTATGGTTTCAAAACAAGAGGAGTAAAGAACGGAGGTTGAAACAACTCACGACAATGGGAAGGAGTCCGTTTTTCAATGGTTCTAGAAAAATGCGCGGATTCCCATTGAACCTGAACCATGGAGCTTTGGGAGGAGACGATGGTCCACCACCAGGATTCTCGTATTTTCCAACTGATAAATTTGACTTTGGATATGGGGGTCCTGTTCCGTTTCATCATGAGTTCTTTGGAGCACATGGGCCTCCGCATCCGCATGGGCCGCCGTTTGCTGGTCCAGGTAATCCCA TTCCCAACCTGTTTGTGACAGGTCTCGACCCTGCCAGTATAGGGGGGATGGCGGCAGCGGCTGTTACGGGGGAGTATCCACCACCGGGCGCCGCGGGAGGCCCCCCGGAATTTCTCACGGGACCTCCGGGCCAAGGACCTCAACCACCGTCGGGCGGCAGTCCCGGAGAGTTCCTAGCACCTACAG gtgGCGGGCAAGGTAATCCTGGTGGAGGTGGTAATTGTGGCGGTCCCGGTGGTGGAGGAGGCGGTGGCGGTGGCTTTCCTGAACAGCAGCACCAGATGCAAAGCGAAGGCCTCGTCTGGTAG